One window from the genome of Hyperolius riggenbachi isolate aHypRig1 chromosome 6, aHypRig1.pri, whole genome shotgun sequence encodes:
- the LOC137523035 gene encoding beta-1,3-galactosyltransferase 1-like isoform X1, whose amino-acid sequence MARDVTGGHEYPAGIFAEEAKEYLNTKYEALLKKKTIMLCLKKLSCPLGTKWKINVFLFLILITLALLTLSYVVLFPLKLVSTDFRIYNMFLILSRKAQAHESVTEDYPSLNETLVLNISDSHARTSLPEGSTTEDYLPAGRPTRDPLPAGMPTAESLATGSPTGETPKTLHVYEYLINEPDKCREDVPFLLFLLTVEAWQKEARQAIRQTWGKEDFLPGVKILRLFFLGKTAKWTQDNQQSLLTESQQYHDIIQQDYLDTYWNLTIKVLMGLHWASTYCPKATYIMKTDSDMFVNTEYLIKSVLKPDQPPRKDFFTGYLMINASPIRNLDSKWYVTPEEYPELSYPPFCSGTGYVFSGDLPSKIVRISPNIRWLHLEDVYIGLCLNRLGVEPVAPPRDSDFNPWRVGYSDCGYNHIVTSHQLRPGEIIYYWNRVQQNKHNCG is encoded by the exons atggcaag GGACGTCACTGGAGGACATGAATATCCGGCCGGGATATTTGCAGAAGAGGCCAAAGAATATTTAAATACTAAATATGAAgcactcctaaaaaaaaaaactatcatgCTTTGCTTAAAAAAACTCAGCTGTCCTCTGGGCACAAAATGGAAGATAAATGTGTTCCTGTTCCTTATTCTTATCACATTAGCCTTGCTGACCCTAAGTTACGTTGTTTTGTTTCCACTGAAGCTGGTCAGCACCGACTTTCGTATCTACAATATGTTTCTCATTCTCTCTAGGAAGGCTCAAGCACATGAGTCAGTAACGGAAGACTATCCAAGCCTTAATGAGACTTTGGTTTTAAACATTAGTGATTCGCATGCTAGAACATCTCTGCCTGAAGGGAGTACTACTGAAGATTATCTACCCGCAGGAAGGCCTACTAGAGATCCTCTGCCCGCAGGGATGCCTACTGCAGAATCTTTGGCCACAGGGAGCCCTACTGGAGAAACTCCAAAAACCCTCCATGTGTATGAGTATCTCATCAACGAACCAGATAAGTGCAGAGAAGATGTTCCATTCTTGCTTTTTCTTCTCACCGTGGAAGCATGGCAGAAGGAAGCCCGACAAGCAATTAGACAAACGTGGGGAAAGGAGGATTTTCTACCAGGAGTTAAGATACTGCGGTTATTTTTCTTAGGCAAGACCGCCAAATGGACTCAGGATAATCAGCAGTCTCTGTTGACAGAAAGCCAACAATACCATGACATTATTCAGCAGGATTATTTGGATACCTACTGGAACCTCACTATAAAGGTCCTCATGGGCTTGCACTGGGCTTCCACGTATTGTCCTAAAGCCACCTACATAATGAAAACTGATAGTGACATGTTTGTTAACACTGAGTATTTAATAAAAAGTGTCCTGAAACCAGACCAACCACCAAGAAAGGACTTTTTCACAGGATACCTTATGATAAATGCTTCGCCTATTCGCAACCTGGACAGTAAGTGGTACGTGACACCAGAAGAGTACCCAGAGTTATCTTATCCTCCATTCTGTTCTGGCACTGGCTATGTGTTCTCAGGGGACCTGCCATCTAAGATAGTGAGGATCTCTCCAAACATTAGATGGCTCCACCTTGAAGATGTCTACATTGGCCTATGTCTGAATAGGTTGGGAGTTGAACCCGTGGCACCACCAAGAGACTCTGACTTCAATCCATGGAGAGTTGGATACTCAGATTGTGGATATAACCACATTGTTACATCGCACCAACTGAGACCAGGGGAGATTATCTATTACTGGAACAGGGTACAGCAAAACAAACATAATTGTGGCTAG
- the LOC137523035 gene encoding beta-1,3-galactosyltransferase 2-like isoform X2 encodes MLCLKKLSCPLGTKWKINVFLFLILITLALLTLSYVVLFPLKLVSTDFRIYNMFLILSRKAQAHESVTEDYPSLNETLVLNISDSHARTSLPEGSTTEDYLPAGRPTRDPLPAGMPTAESLATGSPTGETPKTLHVYEYLINEPDKCREDVPFLLFLLTVEAWQKEARQAIRQTWGKEDFLPGVKILRLFFLGKTAKWTQDNQQSLLTESQQYHDIIQQDYLDTYWNLTIKVLMGLHWASTYCPKATYIMKTDSDMFVNTEYLIKSVLKPDQPPRKDFFTGYLMINASPIRNLDSKWYVTPEEYPELSYPPFCSGTGYVFSGDLPSKIVRISPNIRWLHLEDVYIGLCLNRLGVEPVAPPRDSDFNPWRVGYSDCGYNHIVTSHQLRPGEIIYYWNRVQQNKHNCG; translated from the coding sequence atgCTTTGCTTAAAAAAACTCAGCTGTCCTCTGGGCACAAAATGGAAGATAAATGTGTTCCTGTTCCTTATTCTTATCACATTAGCCTTGCTGACCCTAAGTTACGTTGTTTTGTTTCCACTGAAGCTGGTCAGCACCGACTTTCGTATCTACAATATGTTTCTCATTCTCTCTAGGAAGGCTCAAGCACATGAGTCAGTAACGGAAGACTATCCAAGCCTTAATGAGACTTTGGTTTTAAACATTAGTGATTCGCATGCTAGAACATCTCTGCCTGAAGGGAGTACTACTGAAGATTATCTACCCGCAGGAAGGCCTACTAGAGATCCTCTGCCCGCAGGGATGCCTACTGCAGAATCTTTGGCCACAGGGAGCCCTACTGGAGAAACTCCAAAAACCCTCCATGTGTATGAGTATCTCATCAACGAACCAGATAAGTGCAGAGAAGATGTTCCATTCTTGCTTTTTCTTCTCACCGTGGAAGCATGGCAGAAGGAAGCCCGACAAGCAATTAGACAAACGTGGGGAAAGGAGGATTTTCTACCAGGAGTTAAGATACTGCGGTTATTTTTCTTAGGCAAGACCGCCAAATGGACTCAGGATAATCAGCAGTCTCTGTTGACAGAAAGCCAACAATACCATGACATTATTCAGCAGGATTATTTGGATACCTACTGGAACCTCACTATAAAGGTCCTCATGGGCTTGCACTGGGCTTCCACGTATTGTCCTAAAGCCACCTACATAATGAAAACTGATAGTGACATGTTTGTTAACACTGAGTATTTAATAAAAAGTGTCCTGAAACCAGACCAACCACCAAGAAAGGACTTTTTCACAGGATACCTTATGATAAATGCTTCGCCTATTCGCAACCTGGACAGTAAGTGGTACGTGACACCAGAAGAGTACCCAGAGTTATCTTATCCTCCATTCTGTTCTGGCACTGGCTATGTGTTCTCAGGGGACCTGCCATCTAAGATAGTGAGGATCTCTCCAAACATTAGATGGCTCCACCTTGAAGATGTCTACATTGGCCTATGTCTGAATAGGTTGGGAGTTGAACCCGTGGCACCACCAAGAGACTCTGACTTCAATCCATGGAGAGTTGGATACTCAGATTGTGGATATAACCACATTGTTACATCGCACCAACTGAGACCAGGGGAGATTATCTATTACTGGAACAGGGTACAGCAAAACAAACATAATTGTGGCTAG